From a region of the Corallococcus coralloides DSM 2259 genome:
- a CDS encoding TlpA family protein disulfide reductase, which translates to MVEILVVGGAILAVLVVLNLLLTLALIGRLRKLQETVANQVPTRDPALPLEGDKVGRFEATTVEGESVTDAALADGQTLIGFFTPGCRPCSSVREKLIASPPGMPLLAFIEGGPEDPDVVSLGASLKQVARVAYLSDGDSITRAIKQAGYPTLVLVDKGVVAAAGHFLHEVLP; encoded by the coding sequence ATGGTTGAGATTCTTGTCGTGGGTGGCGCCATCCTCGCCGTGCTGGTGGTGCTCAACCTCTTGCTGACGCTCGCGCTCATCGGCCGGCTGCGCAAACTCCAGGAGACGGTGGCCAACCAGGTTCCTACCCGGGACCCTGCCCTGCCGCTGGAGGGTGACAAGGTGGGCCGCTTCGAGGCGACCACGGTGGAGGGCGAGTCCGTCACGGATGCCGCCCTCGCGGACGGGCAGACCCTGATCGGCTTCTTCACCCCTGGCTGTCGGCCCTGCTCCTCGGTGCGCGAGAAGCTCATCGCCTCGCCGCCTGGGATGCCGCTCCTGGCCTTCATCGAGGGCGGGCCCGAGGACCCGGACGTGGTCTCGCTCGGGGCGTCGCTGAAGCAGGTGGCCCGGGTGGCGTACCTGAGCGATGGGGACTCCATCACGCGGGCGATCAAGCAGGCCGGGTACCCTACCCTCGTGCTCGTCGATAAAGGCGTGGTCGCCGCCGCGGGACACTTCCTGCACGAAGTCCTGCCATGA
- a CDS encoding MauE/DoxX family redox-associated membrane protein, whose product MSAVNLGCRLMLALVFVLAAFGKARGRKPFEDFIQTLVNFGLPPSLAGAPLAATLILAEAASALLLLLNVAVGYALALALLGGFTLGIAWVLRRGAKVACRCFGASNTPVGAAHLVRNGLLLAVTVVGAVSHAAASGAPVPVAMGAIAGTAGVLGGVFVTRWDDLVFLIRGPEPVAASSRARRN is encoded by the coding sequence TTGAGCGCGGTCAATCTCGGTTGTCGCCTGATGCTGGCCCTGGTGTTCGTGCTCGCCGCCTTTGGCAAGGCGCGCGGACGCAAGCCCTTCGAAGACTTCATCCAGACGCTCGTGAACTTCGGCCTGCCGCCCTCCCTGGCGGGCGCGCCGCTCGCAGCCACCTTGATTCTCGCGGAGGCCGCCTCCGCGCTCCTGCTGCTCCTGAACGTGGCTGTGGGTTATGCGCTGGCGCTGGCGCTCCTGGGGGGCTTCACGCTTGGCATTGCATGGGTGTTGCGCCGGGGCGCGAAGGTCGCCTGCCGGTGCTTTGGCGCAAGCAACACCCCCGTGGGCGCGGCGCACCTCGTGCGCAACGGCCTGCTGCTGGCTGTCACTGTCGTTGGGGCCGTGAGCCACGCGGCGGCCTCTGGCGCGCCCGTGCCGGTGGCGATGGGGGCCATCGCGGGGACCGCCGGGGTGCTGGGCGGAGTCTTCGTCACGCGTTGGGATGACCTGGTGTTCCTGATCCGCGGACCGGAGCCCGTGGCCGCGTCTTCGCGAGCCCGAAGGAACTGA